A genomic region of Aureimonas populi contains the following coding sequences:
- a CDS encoding dicarboxylate/amino acid:cation symporter: MAVSMPAQAAVPAGRKPFYAQLYVQVLAAIALGIALGHFWPDTGESMKPLGDAFIKLVKMIIAPVIFLTIVTGIAGMSDLAKVGRVAGKAMLYFLTFSTLALIVGLIIANIVQPGAGLNIDPATLDPSAVANYTQAAHEQSLVGFLSNIIPSTIFSAFASGDILQVLFFSVLFGIALGMVGDAGKPVLNFLNALSAPMFKLVAILMKAAPIGAFGAMAFTIGRYGIGSIANLALLVATFYLTSILFVLVVLGAVCRYNGFSILALLRYIKEELLLVLGTSSSEAALPTLMEKMERAGAKKSVVGLVVPTGYSFNLDGTNIYMTMAALFIAQATNIDLSLGDQILLLLVAMLSSKGAAGITGAGFITLAATLSVVPTVPVAGMALILGIDRFMSECRALTNLVGNAVATLVVARWEGELDRERLDAALSGHPLPLDEPELEAPSLVPAE; encoded by the coding sequence ATGGCCGTTTCCATGCCCGCTCAGGCCGCCGTGCCGGCCGGTCGCAAGCCGTTCTACGCACAGCTCTACGTCCAGGTGCTCGCCGCCATCGCGCTCGGCATCGCGCTCGGCCATTTCTGGCCGGACACGGGCGAGAGCATGAAGCCGCTGGGCGATGCCTTCATCAAGCTGGTGAAGATGATCATCGCGCCGGTGATCTTCCTGACCATCGTCACCGGCATCGCGGGGATGAGCGATCTGGCCAAGGTCGGGCGCGTGGCCGGCAAGGCCATGCTCTACTTCCTCACCTTCTCCACGCTCGCCCTGATCGTGGGCCTGATCATCGCCAATATCGTCCAGCCCGGCGCCGGACTGAACATCGACCCGGCCACGCTCGACCCCTCGGCGGTGGCCAACTACACCCAGGCCGCGCACGAGCAGTCGCTGGTGGGCTTCCTGTCCAACATCATCCCCTCCACCATCTTCTCCGCCTTCGCCTCGGGAGACATCCTCCAGGTCCTGTTCTTCTCGGTGCTCTTCGGCATCGCGCTCGGCATGGTGGGCGATGCGGGCAAGCCTGTCCTGAACTTCCTCAACGCCCTGTCCGCCCCCATGTTCAAGCTGGTGGCGATCCTGATGAAGGCGGCCCCGATCGGCGCCTTCGGCGCCATGGCCTTCACCATCGGCCGCTACGGCATCGGCTCCATCGCCAATCTCGCCCTGCTGGTCGCCACCTTCTACCTCACCTCCATCCTCTTCGTGCTCGTCGTCCTCGGTGCGGTGTGCCGCTACAACGGCTTCTCGATCCTGGCGCTGCTGCGCTACATCAAGGAAGAGCTTCTCCTGGTGCTCGGCACCTCCTCCTCGGAGGCGGCGCTGCCCACGCTGATGGAGAAGATGGAGCGCGCGGGCGCCAAGAAGTCCGTCGTCGGGCTCGTCGTGCCGACCGGCTATTCCTTCAATCTCGACGGCACCAACATCTACATGACCATGGCCGCGCTCTTCATCGCGCAGGCCACCAATATCGACCTCTCGCTGGGCGACCAGATCCTGCTGCTGCTGGTGGCCATGCTCTCGTCCAAGGGCGCGGCGGGCATCACCGGGGCCGGCTTCATCACGCTGGCCGCCACCCTTTCGGTGGTGCCCACCGTGCCGGTCGCCGGCATGGCGCTGATCCTGGGCATCGACCGCTTCATGTCCGAGTGCCGGGCGCTGACCAACCTCGTGGGCAACGCGGTGGCGACGCTGGTGGTGGCGCGCTGGGAAGGCGAGCTGGACCGCGAGCGGCTGGACGCGGCGCTCAGCGGCCATCCCCTGCCGCTGGACGAGCCGGAGCTGGAAGCGCCCTCCCTCGTGCCGGCCGAATAG
- a CDS encoding electron transfer flavoprotein subunit beta yields MRIAILLSASRHPVSGRPVLAATEARAIGLALRLGGEVAGFHAGPGSEAARLALGHGLPRLVHLRLGGQEDPLPALHEALAAFSPRLILCGRRAEGGDETGLLPYRLAARLGAPILADAVEIAGNGGHVVQALARGGRRRLPLPAGAVVITVHPAAPPAGSFAFALQRRGAVETREAAGPVMATDIEERTMRRRGKLMAAPGAAPGKSGERLVDPEAEEAARAILAHLERIGVLR; encoded by the coding sequence GTGAGGATCGCGATCCTCCTCTCCGCCTCGCGCCATCCGGTGTCCGGCCGCCCGGTGCTGGCGGCAACGGAGGCGCGGGCGATCGGGCTCGCCCTCAGGCTCGGCGGGGAGGTGGCGGGCTTCCACGCAGGGCCCGGCAGCGAGGCCGCGCGCCTTGCCCTCGGCCACGGCCTGCCGCGCCTCGTGCATCTGCGGCTCGGCGGGCAGGAGGACCCCTTGCCCGCGCTCCATGAGGCGCTGGCGGCGTTCTCGCCCAGGCTCATCCTGTGCGGCCGGCGCGCGGAGGGCGGGGACGAGACCGGCCTCCTGCCCTATCGGCTGGCCGCGCGCCTGGGCGCGCCGATCCTCGCCGACGCGGTGGAGATCGCCGGGAATGGGGGCCATGTCGTTCAGGCGCTGGCCCGCGGCGGGCGCCGCCGCCTGCCCTTGCCGGCGGGAGCGGTCGTCATCACCGTCCACCCCGCCGCGCCGCCCGCCGGCTCCTTTGCCTTCGCCCTGCAACGGCGCGGCGCGGTGGAAACCCGCGAGGCCGCCGGCCCCGTCATGGCGACGGACATCGAGGAGCGGACGATGCGCCGGCGCGGCAAGCTCATGGCCGCGCCGGGGGCCGCGCCCGGCAAGTCGGGAGAGCGCCTCGTCGACCCGGAGGCCGAAGAGGCCGCGCGCGCCATCCTCGCCCATCTGGAGCGCATCGGCGTCCTGCGCTGA
- a CDS encoding electron transfer flavoprotein subunit alpha/FixB family protein, which produces MAGPGRPRFDLGASRAGRPRRDPRADAAALLVGREPRPRLDRAHRGAPVAGERAGAAAPRIVTVDNPAFLVLVVADPGVGPLSAHDRQTLGAARLLSQEGGAVVLATERPLDEAGALGADRLVALPPLLHPERRAASVAALIEQLKPAHLVLPESPEGGDLARRLAAWSDEALFCGVEQISRRGLVRSVRSRGVDQAIAAPPRFLTVAPDMLAAYDGPEREARRIEPDLPPAADAPAEHLPAQAGGLPLAEADFVVSAGNGIVDFEAFRRLAAALGATAGASRVVCDAGLMPREAQVGASGTVLSASCYLALGIAGAPQHLQGIGTCEHVIAVNTDLHAAMVERAELAIVADAHPVMQALLRLLEEGR; this is translated from the coding sequence GTGGCCGGACCGGGCCGTCCGCGCTTCGACCTCGGGGCCTCGCGCGCCGGCCGCCCCCGGCGCGATCCGCGCGCCGATGCGGCGGCCCTCCTTGTCGGGCGCGAGCCGCGCCCGCGCCTCGACCGCGCCCATCGCGGCGCGCCGGTGGCAGGGGAGCGGGCCGGGGCGGCGGCGCCCCGGATCGTCACCGTGGACAATCCGGCCTTCCTCGTGCTCGTGGTCGCCGATCCGGGCGTCGGGCCCTTGAGCGCGCACGACCGCCAGACGCTGGGCGCGGCACGGCTGCTGAGCCAGGAGGGCGGCGCGGTGGTGCTGGCCACGGAGAGGCCGCTCGACGAGGCCGGGGCGCTGGGCGCCGACCGCCTCGTCGCCCTGCCGCCGCTCCTGCATCCCGAACGCCGCGCGGCGAGCGTGGCGGCGCTGATCGAGCAATTGAAGCCGGCCCATCTCGTGCTGCCGGAATCGCCGGAGGGCGGCGATCTGGCGCGCCGCCTCGCGGCCTGGAGCGACGAGGCCCTGTTCTGCGGCGTGGAGCAGATATCGCGGCGCGGCCTCGTGCGATCCGTCCGAAGCCGGGGGGTCGACCAGGCCATCGCCGCGCCGCCGCGCTTCCTGACCGTGGCGCCCGACATGCTGGCCGCCTATGACGGCCCGGAGCGGGAGGCCCGGCGCATCGAGCCGGACCTGCCGCCGGCGGCGGACGCGCCGGCCGAGCACCTGCCCGCGCAGGCCGGCGGGCTGCCGCTGGCCGAGGCCGATTTCGTCGTCTCGGCCGGCAACGGCATCGTGGATTTCGAGGCCTTCCGACGGCTGGCCGCCGCGCTGGGCGCGACGGCGGGGGCGAGCCGCGTGGTCTGCGATGCGGGGCTCATGCCGCGCGAGGCGCAGGTCGGCGCCTCCGGCACCGTCCTCTCCGCCTCCTGCTATCTGGCGCTCGGCATCGCGGGCGCGCCGCAGCACCTTCAGGGCATCGGCACCTGCGAGCACGTCATCGCCGTCAACACCGATCTGCACGCGGCGATGGTGGAGCGCGCGGAGCTGGCCATCGTGGCGGACGCCCATCCCGTGATGCAGGCGCTCCTGCGGCTTCTGGAGGAAGGCCGGTGA
- a CDS encoding DUF3483 domain-containing protein: MDGASFLPALVLLMAALAGLMIAGRARLWKAGRPARVGWAAGLLGLPRRYLVDVHHVVGRDPYAARMHALVAGGLVAGSALAALALLPPLGASRLYWGLVALSFAVMLAGSVAVGARRMPGRPRRLSGGSFQILPFLLLGYGLGAFLAALSRALLLPALSWPGLILAVAGGLGLAWQTGKGPMRHAITGAAHLVAHPRPGRFEGARETALAPLDLGAARLGVETPADLPWNRLLSFDACIQCGRCEAACPAFAAGQPLNPKRLIQDLAAAMTPGGNPAYAGSAYPNARSVSGASGLHEPLLRGLLHPDTLWSCTTCRACVEECPMMIEHVDSIVDLRRFQTLEAGAVPHKGEAVLAQMRGADEPGGRALAERTHFAAGLPLPRIAERGEADLLLWLGTSAYDLRVGRSLRALLRLLIAAGVDYAVLGEEERDCGDLARRLGDEATFQRLARANIETLGRYRFERIATADPHALHVLRNEYPAFGGAFEVVHHTALIEELAAGGRLALGTLPAGQSVTYHDPCYLGRYNGEFDAPRRLLDRLGMTRVEMARSGPRALCCGGGGGAAVTDIAGERRIPDLRMEQARETGAAVVAVACPQCTAMLEGVVGERPDVLDIAELALRALEAAPAPRRAVPA, translated from the coding sequence ATGGACGGCGCGTCGTTCCTCCCCGCGCTCGTCCTTCTCATGGCGGCCCTTGCCGGGCTGATGATCGCGGGCCGCGCGCGGCTGTGGAAGGCGGGCCGCCCGGCGCGGGTGGGGTGGGCCGCCGGCCTTCTCGGCCTGCCCCGGCGCTATCTGGTGGACGTGCACCACGTGGTGGGGCGCGATCCGTATGCCGCGCGGATGCATGCGCTCGTCGCGGGCGGGCTCGTCGCCGGATCGGCCCTGGCCGCTCTTGCCCTCCTTCCCCCGCTCGGGGCCTCGCGCCTCTATTGGGGCCTCGTCGCGCTGTCCTTTGCCGTCATGCTGGCGGGAAGCGTCGCGGTGGGCGCGCGGCGGATGCCCGGCAGGCCCCGGCGCCTGTCCGGCGGCAGCTTCCAGATCCTGCCCTTCCTGCTCCTCGGCTACGGGCTCGGCGCCTTTCTCGCCGCCCTGTCGCGGGCGCTTCTCCTGCCCGCCCTGTCGTGGCCCGGCCTGATCCTGGCCGTCGCCGGCGGGCTCGGCCTTGCCTGGCAGACGGGCAAGGGGCCGATGCGCCATGCGATCACCGGGGCGGCGCATCTCGTGGCCCATCCGCGTCCCGGCCGCTTCGAAGGCGCGCGCGAGACGGCGCTTGCGCCGCTCGACCTGGGCGCCGCCAGGCTCGGCGTCGAAACGCCGGCCGACCTGCCGTGGAACCGGCTTCTCTCCTTCGATGCCTGCATCCAGTGCGGGCGCTGCGAGGCGGCCTGCCCGGCCTTTGCCGCCGGCCAGCCGCTGAACCCCAAGCGCCTGATCCAGGACCTTGCCGCCGCCATGACGCCGGGCGGCAACCCGGCCTATGCCGGCAGCGCCTATCCGAACGCGCGCTCCGTCTCCGGCGCGTCCGGCCTGCACGAGCCGCTTCTCAGAGGGCTTCTCCATCCCGACACGCTCTGGTCCTGCACCACCTGCCGGGCCTGCGTGGAGGAGTGCCCGATGATGATCGAGCATGTCGATTCCATCGTCGATCTCCGCCGCTTCCAGACGCTGGAGGCCGGCGCCGTGCCGCACAAGGGCGAGGCGGTGCTGGCGCAGATGCGCGGCGCAGACGAGCCGGGCGGCCGGGCGCTGGCCGAGCGCACCCATTTCGCGGCCGGCCTGCCCCTGCCCCGCATCGCGGAGCGCGGAGAGGCGGACCTTCTCCTGTGGCTGGGCACCAGCGCCTACGACCTGCGCGTCGGGCGTTCCCTGCGCGCGCTCCTGCGCCTGCTGATCGCGGCGGGCGTGGACTATGCCGTGCTGGGCGAGGAGGAGCGCGATTGCGGCGACCTTGCCCGACGGCTGGGCGACGAGGCCACCTTCCAGCGCCTCGCCCGCGCCAATATCGAGACGCTGGGGCGCTATCGCTTCGAGCGCATCGCCACCGCCGACCCGCACGCGCTGCATGTGCTGCGCAACGAATATCCTGCCTTCGGCGGCGCCTTCGAGGTGGTGCACCACACGGCGCTGATCGAGGAGCTGGCGGCCGGCGGCCGGCTGGCCCTCGGCACGCTGCCCGCCGGCCAGAGCGTCACCTATCACGACCCCTGCTATCTCGGCCGCTACAATGGAGAGTTCGACGCGCCGCGGCGGCTGCTGGACCGGCTCGGCATGACGCGCGTGGAGATGGCCCGATCGGGGCCGCGCGCGCTGTGCTGCGGCGGCGGGGGCGGCGCGGCGGTGACGGACATCGCCGGCGAGCGGCGCATCCCGGACCTGCGCATGGAACAGGCGAGGGAGACGGGCGCGGCGGTGGTGGCGGTCGCCTGCCCGCAATGCACCGCCATGCTGGAGGGCGTCGTCGGGGAGCGGCCCGACGTTCTGGACATCGCGGAGCTGGCGCTGCGCGCGCTGGAGGCGGCGCCCGCGCCCCGGCGGGCCGTGCCGGCATGA
- a CDS encoding NADH:flavin oxidoreductase, whose translation MIAHAEALLRPLTIKGLTIRNRVMSTSHAPGYGQDGKPQERYQLYHEEKAKGGIGLTMFGGSSSVALDSPATPWNQIDVGSDAVVPFFREFSERIHRHGASLMVQLTHMGRRTKWDTDNWAPVIAPSVRREPASRSVPKEMEREDIARVVKAFGEAARRCREGGLDGCEISAAHGHLVDQFWSPSVNRRTDGYGGSLENRMRFGIEVLEAMRAAAGEDYVIGMRMSGDELVSDGLTQDDLLSIATDYARRGLVDFLNIVGGQARDHIAHAISLPNMSFPVAPFLYLPSAIKREVDVPVFHAQRVTDLATAARAVHEGHVDMVAMTRAHIADPHLVKKLQEGRAEDIRQCVGAGYCIDRIYVGGDALCIQNAATGREATMPHVVPRAGTRRKVVIVGAGPAGLEAARVCAERGHHVVLFEKEPLAGGQVSVAAKATWREALSGIPRWLHGQAVKLGVDLRYGTQATEAAILAEAPDVVLVATGGTPSLGHAKGADRHAVSTWDILTGRIEPTGSILLYDEQGQHNAASTAEHMARRGCLVEIATHDRMVGEEIGTTNQPIHIRELYKLGVVMTPNMELIEVYPEGNRLVAALRNTHTDAEEERVVDRVVVEYGTLPADALYFGLKEKSANGGQTDLDALVAGRPQPACGDGFHLYRIGDAVAGRNIHAAIYDALRLCKDL comes from the coding sequence ATGATCGCCCATGCCGAGGCCCTGCTCAGGCCCCTCACGATCAAGGGCCTCACCATCCGCAACCGGGTGATGTCCACCAGCCACGCGCCCGGCTACGGCCAGGACGGCAAGCCGCAGGAGCGCTACCAGCTCTATCACGAGGAGAAGGCGAAGGGCGGCATCGGGCTGACCATGTTCGGCGGCTCCTCCTCCGTGGCGCTGGACAGCCCCGCCACGCCGTGGAACCAGATCGATGTCGGCTCCGACGCGGTGGTGCCGTTCTTCCGCGAGTTCTCCGAGCGCATCCACCGCCACGGCGCCAGCCTGATGGTGCAGCTCACCCATATGGGCCGGCGCACCAAATGGGACACAGACAACTGGGCGCCCGTCATCGCCCCGTCCGTGCGCCGCGAGCCGGCCTCCCGATCCGTGCCCAAGGAGATGGAGAGGGAGGATATCGCCCGCGTGGTGAAAGCCTTCGGCGAGGCGGCGCGCCGCTGCCGCGAGGGCGGGCTCGACGGCTGCGAGATCTCCGCCGCGCACGGCCACCTCGTGGACCAGTTCTGGAGCCCTTCGGTCAACCGGCGCACCGACGGCTATGGCGGGAGCCTGGAAAACCGGATGCGCTTCGGCATCGAGGTGCTGGAGGCCATGCGAGCGGCGGCCGGCGAGGACTACGTGATCGGCATGCGCATGTCGGGGGACGAGCTGGTCTCCGACGGGCTTACGCAGGACGACCTCCTGAGCATCGCGACGGACTACGCCCGGCGCGGGCTGGTGGACTTCCTCAACATCGTCGGCGGGCAGGCGCGAGACCACATAGCCCATGCCATCTCCCTGCCGAACATGAGCTTTCCGGTCGCGCCCTTCCTCTATCTTCCCAGCGCCATCAAGCGCGAGGTGGACGTGCCCGTCTTCCACGCCCAGCGCGTCACCGACCTCGCCACGGCCGCGCGGGCCGTCCACGAGGGCCATGTGGACATGGTGGCGATGACGCGCGCGCACATCGCCGACCCGCATCTGGTGAAGAAGCTCCAGGAGGGGCGCGCCGAGGACATCCGCCAATGCGTGGGGGCCGGCTACTGCATCGACCGCATCTATGTGGGGGGCGACGCCCTGTGCATCCAGAACGCGGCCACGGGGCGCGAGGCGACCATGCCCCATGTCGTGCCGAGGGCCGGCACGCGCAGGAAGGTGGTCATCGTGGGCGCGGGGCCGGCCGGGCTGGAGGCGGCGCGCGTGTGCGCCGAGCGCGGCCACCACGTCGTCCTCTTCGAGAAGGAGCCGCTGGCCGGCGGCCAGGTCTCCGTCGCGGCCAAGGCCACGTGGCGCGAGGCGCTGTCGGGCATTCCACGCTGGCTGCACGGGCAGGCGGTGAAGCTCGGCGTCGACCTGCGCTACGGCACGCAGGCCACCGAGGCCGCCATCCTGGCCGAGGCGCCCGACGTGGTGCTGGTCGCCACCGGCGGCACGCCCAGCCTCGGCCATGCCAAGGGGGCGGACCGGCACGCCGTCTCCACCTGGGACATCCTCACCGGCCGGATAGAGCCGACCGGCTCGATCCTCCTCTACGACGAGCAGGGCCAGCACAACGCCGCCTCCACCGCCGAGCACATGGCCAGACGCGGCTGCCTGGTGGAGATCGCCACGCACGACCGGATGGTGGGCGAGGAGATCGGCACCACCAACCAGCCGATCCACATCCGCGAACTCTACAAGCTCGGCGTGGTGATGACGCCGAACATGGAGCTGATCGAGGTCTACCCGGAAGGCAACCGCCTCGTGGCGGCCCTGCGCAACACGCACACCGACGCGGAGGAGGAGCGCGTGGTGGACCGCGTGGTGGTGGAGTACGGCACCCTGCCGGCCGACGCGCTCTATTTCGGCCTGAAGGAGAAGTCCGCCAATGGCGGCCAGACCGATCTGGACGCGCTGGTGGCGGGCCGCCCCCAGCCGGCCTGCGGAGACGGCTTTCATCTCTACCGCATCGGCGACGCGGTGGCCGGCCGCAACATCCACGCCGCGATCTACGACGCGCTCCGGCTCTGCAAGGATCTCTAG
- a CDS encoding hybrid-cluster NAD(P)-dependent oxidoreductase, giving the protein MDATSPAPAATGFYAWNPEEDDVLICRAVREEAEDVKSFIFAPRSQRRFAYQPGQFLTFEFEIGGEPVHRCYTISSAPSRPDTVSITVKRVPGGPVSNWLHDHFRPGQMLKAAGPMGDFSWSRHPSRTGRYLLISGGSGVTPMMSMARTAYDLAEIRDTIFLHAARSPRDIVFADEIAMMARRNRSIRAAHIVEADSPLQAWHGFRGRISRASIEAVAPDFLTREIFVCGPSPFMAAVRAILKEAGFDMARHHEESFNFDELAPREQAEVEEAAASLESEVKTWRIEFAKTKRVVECPETMTILEAARRAGMRLPSSCSKGLCGTCKSRKLSGEVEMRHQGGIRQREVDAGMMLICCSRPRSDVTVER; this is encoded by the coding sequence ATGGACGCGACCAGCCCCGCGCCGGCCGCCACCGGCTTCTACGCCTGGAACCCGGAGGAGGACGACGTCCTCATCTGCCGGGCCGTGCGCGAGGAGGCGGAGGACGTGAAGAGCTTCATCTTCGCGCCGCGCTCGCAGCGCCGCTTCGCCTATCAGCCGGGCCAGTTCCTCACCTTCGAGTTCGAGATCGGGGGCGAGCCCGTCCACCGCTGCTACACGATCTCCTCGGCGCCCTCGCGGCCCGACACCGTGTCCATCACCGTCAAGCGCGTGCCGGGCGGGCCGGTCTCCAACTGGCTGCACGACCATTTCCGCCCCGGCCAGATGCTGAAGGCGGCCGGCCCCATGGGCGATTTCTCCTGGAGCCGCCACCCTTCGCGCACCGGCCGCTACCTCCTCATCTCCGGCGGCTCGGGCGTCACGCCCATGATGTCGATGGCGCGCACGGCCTACGATCTTGCCGAGATCCGCGACACGATCTTCCTCCACGCCGCCCGCTCGCCGCGCGACATCGTGTTCGCCGACGAGATCGCCATGATGGCGCGGCGCAACCGCTCCATCCGCGCGGCCCATATCGTGGAGGCCGACAGCCCGCTCCAGGCCTGGCACGGCTTCAGGGGCCGCATCTCGCGCGCCTCCATCGAGGCGGTGGCACCCGATTTCCTGACCCGCGAGATCTTCGTCTGCGGCCCCTCGCCCTTCATGGCCGCCGTGCGCGCCATCCTGAAGGAGGCCGGCTTCGACATGGCTCGCCATCACGAGGAGAGCTTCAACTTCGACGAGCTGGCGCCGCGGGAGCAGGCGGAGGTGGAGGAGGCCGCCGCCTCGCTCGAAAGCGAGGTGAAGACCTGGCGGATCGAGTTCGCGAAGACGAAACGCGTGGTGGAATGTCCTGAGACCATGACGATCCTGGAGGCGGCGCGCCGGGCCGGCATGCGTTTGCCCTCCTCCTGCTCCAAGGGCCTGTGCGGCACCTGCAAGTCGAGAAAGCTCTCCGGCGAGGTGGAGATGCGCCACCAGGGCGGCATCCGCCAGCGCGAGGTGGACGCGGGCATGATGCTGATCTGCTGCTCCCGGCCCCGCTCCGACGTGACCGTGGAGCGCTAG
- a CDS encoding aromatic ring-hydroxylating oxygenase subunit alpha translates to MAQTMLKTLLRGRRPGYSLDAPFYTSPEIFAADMEAIFERHWIFVGVEPDIPEPGDVMTLDIGRNAILIVRDDEGGVRAFHNVCRHRGARLVHEEKGTVGNLVCRYHTWTYNLEGALIHAEHMGEGFDRGCHGLKPVHLRSLEGLIFICLAQEPPADFDQMAAAMGPYIAPHNIRDAKVAYSHDLIEPGNWKLTMENNRECYHCGANHPELTVPLFAYGFGFAPEDLDEMEREQARRYGCLVDDSHGDWERAGIPSRMLEHLDDMVTGYRTERLPLDGDGESHTMDTRAACRLPMGPFPSARMGGLHFWTQPNSWHHFMGDHAVTFAVIPLDENRSLVRTKWLVHKDAVEGVDYDLENLISVWMATNAQDSELVGFCQEGARTAGYEPGPYSPHTEMLVEKFCNWYVGRMRAHFDPAPVAAAVAA, encoded by the coding sequence ATGGCTCAGACAATGCTGAAGACGCTGCTCAGGGGCCGCCGGCCGGGCTATTCGCTCGACGCGCCGTTCTACACCAGCCCGGAGATCTTCGCCGCCGACATGGAGGCGATCTTCGAGCGGCACTGGATCTTCGTGGGCGTCGAGCCCGACATTCCCGAGCCCGGCGACGTGATGACGCTCGATATCGGGCGCAACGCCATCCTGATCGTGCGCGACGACGAGGGGGGCGTGCGCGCCTTCCACAATGTCTGCCGCCATCGCGGCGCGCGGCTGGTGCACGAGGAGAAGGGCACGGTCGGCAACCTCGTGTGCCGCTACCACACCTGGACCTACAATCTGGAAGGCGCGCTCATCCATGCCGAGCACATGGGAGAGGGGTTCGACCGCGGCTGCCACGGGCTGAAGCCCGTCCATCTCCGCTCGCTGGAGGGCCTCATCTTCATCTGCCTCGCACAGGAGCCGCCGGCCGATTTCGACCAGATGGCCGCCGCGATGGGCCCCTATATCGCGCCCCACAACATCAGGGACGCCAAGGTCGCCTACAGCCACGATCTCATCGAGCCGGGCAACTGGAAGCTGACGATGGAGAACAACCGCGAGTGCTACCATTGCGGCGCGAACCATCCCGAGCTGACCGTGCCCCTCTTCGCCTACGGCTTCGGCTTCGCGCCCGAGGACCTGGACGAGATGGAGCGCGAGCAGGCGCGGCGCTACGGCTGCCTCGTCGACGACAGCCATGGCGACTGGGAGCGGGCGGGAATTCCCAGCCGGATGCTGGAGCACCTGGACGACATGGTGACCGGCTACCGCACCGAGCGCCTGCCGCTGGACGGCGACGGCGAGAGCCATACGATGGACACGCGGGCGGCCTGCAGGCTGCCGATGGGGCCCTTCCCCAGCGCGCGCATGGGCGGCCTGCATTTCTGGACCCAGCCCAATAGCTGGCACCATTTCATGGGCGACCACGCCGTCACCTTCGCGGTGATCCCGCTGGACGAGAACCGCTCGCTGGTGCGCACCAAATGGCTGGTGCACAAGGACGCGGTGGAGGGCGTGGACTACGACCTCGAAAACCTGATCTCGGTCTGGATGGCCACCAACGCGCAGGATTCCGAGCTGGTCGGCTTCTGCCAGGAGGGCGCGCGCACCGCCGGCTACGAGCCGGGGCCCTACTCGCCCCACACCGAGATGCTCGTGGAGAAGTTCTGCAACTGGTATGTCGGGCGGATGCGCGCCCATTTCGACCCGGCGCCCGTCGCCGCCGCCGTGGCCGCCTGA
- a CDS encoding GlxA family transcriptional regulator, which translates to MNMHMTLRKLQAARPAQLRVGFLLANNFTLSALSLFVDALRLAADEGDRSRPIHCSWAVMAARGEPVRSSCGVQVTRTAPLSDPASFDYIVVVGGLLHAGEQMDEASLAYLRSAAALGVPLVGVCTGSFVLSRAGLMKGRRCCVSWYHYADFEAEFPDQVPDADRLFIVDRDRITCAGGSGVADLAAHLIERHVGQAAAQKSLHVLQMQNARAGSHAQPHPDSGPADDERVRRAILVMEQHVAEPLAIEAIAGKLKLSTRQLERLFQETIGQSPAAAYRRLRLRYARRLLETTRKSVTEIAVESGFCDGAHFARQFRGFFGFAPRDARHRRIPAAHAAVDAAGAVL; encoded by the coding sequence ATGAACATGCACATGACGCTTCGCAAGCTTCAGGCGGCAAGGCCGGCGCAGCTTCGCGTCGGCTTTCTCTTGGCCAACAATTTCACCCTGAGCGCCCTGTCGCTCTTCGTCGACGCGCTGCGCCTGGCGGCGGACGAGGGCGACCGCTCGCGCCCCATCCACTGCTCCTGGGCGGTGATGGCGGCGCGCGGCGAGCCGGTGCGCTCCAGTTGCGGGGTGCAGGTCACGCGCACCGCGCCGCTGAGCGACCCCGCCTCCTTCGACTACATCGTGGTGGTGGGCGGCCTGCTCCATGCCGGCGAGCAGATGGACGAGGCCTCGCTCGCCTATCTGCGCTCGGCCGCGGCGCTCGGCGTGCCGCTGGTGGGCGTGTGCACGGGCTCCTTCGTGCTCTCGCGCGCCGGGCTGATGAAGGGGCGCCGCTGCTGCGTTTCCTGGTATCACTACGCCGATTTCGAGGCCGAGTTCCCCGACCAGGTGCCGGATGCCGACCGCCTCTTCATCGTGGACCGCGACCGCATCACCTGCGCCGGCGGCTCGGGGGTCGCCGACCTCGCGGCCCATCTCATCGAGCGCCATGTGGGGCAGGCGGCGGCGCAGAAGAGCCTGCACGTCCTGCAGATGCAGAACGCGCGCGCCGGCTCCCACGCCCAGCCCCATCCCGATTCCGGCCCGGCCGACGACGAGCGCGTGCGCCGCGCCATCCTCGTCATGGAGCAGCATGTGGCTGAGCCTCTGGCCATCGAGGCCATCGCGGGCAAGCTGAAGCTCTCCACCCGCCAGCTCGAGCGCCTGTTCCAGGAAACGATCGGCCAGAGCCCGGCCGCCGCCTATCGCCGCCTGCGCCTGCGCTATGCCCGCCGGCTCCTGGAGACGACGCGCAAGAGCGTGACCGAGATCGCGGTGGAATCGGGCTTTTGCGACGGGGCGCATTTCGCCAGGCAATTCAGGGGGTTCTTCGGCTTCGCCCCGCGCGATGCCCGCCACCGCCGCATTCCCGCCGCACATGCGGCGGTTGACGCGGCGGGAGCCGTGCTTTAG